The Populus alba chromosome 6, ASM523922v2, whole genome shotgun sequence genome contains a region encoding:
- the LOC118032656 gene encoding uncharacterized protein, translating to MTTETTSTPDPNTNPAPTPTPNPNPSSLIHPRREPFEHGLLPIPKLFFPDPTPTLIQLKQQLSTHNRVNSSLLADSLQISTDHARLILDTLASVLHSDSDPLVKARPDEVDSAGADLRDLILFLYIQSYKKLLPRTHKDAASVADVWPSTSAFDGYLSALSPLQLVRSNNRRFMPSQADEEAHQLSYLQKHMANILSLLAEPVVGEGEGEGEGEGEDSLVLSMEGFEHLGFLLQFGDKGSEVVTLSQAAPFFANSDPDMPAVPAPATQVHDWISQNIASALEHITERISAKENGPANSSDSDVAMTDACTSSIKTPPSARGSCFIEGISKSSFVKQPSDLKGSSSVKVLNCHDSILYILAPLRYATIYGCSDATIVLGAVGKAVRIEHCERVHVITAAKRVCIANCRECVFFLGVNQRPLIVGDNHKLQVAPYNTFYSELEEHMADVGIDATINRWDETLALGVVDPHDSLSHPAGVSDFQAETAARVDPDQFTNFLIPNWFGAESPGSTKDNPFQLPEAYMASQQRNQKNLGETKKLLREAPLEENQKRELSSALHLLFKDWLYASGNVRQLYCLQGD from the exons ATGACAACAGAAACAACGTCCACGCCCGACCCGAATACAAATCCTGCTCCAACTCCAACCCCAAACCCGAATCCAAGCTCCCTAATCCACCCACGCCGGGAGCCATTCGAGCACGGACTCTTACCAATCCCCAAACTATTCTTCCCTGACCCGACCCCAACCCTAATACAGCTCAAACAACAGCTCTCTACTCACAACCGAGTCAACTCTTCCTTACTCGCTGACTCTCTCCAGATCTCCACCGACCACGCGAGGCTGATTCTCGACACGCTTGCTTCGGTTCTGCACTCTGATTCCGACCCGCTTGTGAAAGCCCGGCCCGATGAGGTCGATTCGGCTGGCGCCGATTTGCGTGATCTGATATTGTTTCTATATATTCAGTCTTACAAGAAATTGTTGCCGAGAACGCATAAAGATGCCGCTTCTGTTGCTGATGTTTGGCCGTCGACTTCAGCTTTTGATGGTTACCTGTCGGCTTTATCGCCGCTTCAG CTTGTGCGTAGCAACAACCGCCGGTTTATGCCATCGCAGGCAGATGAAGAGGCTCATCAGTTGTCCTACCTACAAAAGCACATGGCCaacattctctctcttttggcAGAGCCTGTGGTAGGAGAAGGGGAAGgcgaaggagaaggagaaggagaagattcTCTG GTTTTGTCCATGGAAGGATTCGAGCACCTTggatttcttcttcaatttggcGACAAAGGATCTGAAGTAGTTACCTTAAGCCAAGCTGCCCCATTTTTTGCCAATTCAGATCCTGACATGCCTGCCGTTCCTGCTCCTGCTACACAAGTCCATGATTGGATTTCACAGAATATAGCATCTGCTTTGGAACATATTACTGAAAGAATTTCTGCAAAAGAAAATGGGCCAGCCAATTCATCTGATTCTGATGTAGCCATGACTGATGCCTGTACAAGTTCTATCAAGACCCCACCTAGTGCCAGGGGTTCATGTTTTATTGAGGGGATCTCCAAGTCATCATTTGTAAAGCAACCATCAGATCTTAAAGGTTCTTCTTCTGTAAAG GTTCTGAATTGTCATGATTCCATCCTTTACATCTTAGCACCTCTGAGATATGCTACCATTTATGGATGCTCTGATGCTACTATAGTCCTTGGAGCTGTTGGCAAG GCTGTAAGGATTGAACATTGTGAGCGAGTTCATGTTATTACAGCAGCTAAACGAGTCTGCATTGCCAATTGTCGTGAGTGTGTGTTCTTTCTTGGGGTAAATCAACGACCACTAATTGTTGGTGATAACCATAAGCTACAG GTGGCACCATACAATACATTTTATTCAGAGTTGGAGGAGCACATGGCTGATGTAGGCATTGATGCAACCATCAACAGATGGGATGAAACTTTGGCCTTGGGAGTGGTTGATCCCCATGATTCATTATCCCACCCTGCTGGTGTCTCTGATTTTCAAGCTGAAACAGCTGCACGGGTAGATCCTGACCAATTCACAAACTTTCTG ATTCCCAATTGGTTTGGAGCTGAATCCCCAGGGTCAACGAAAGACAACCCATTTCAATTACCCGAGGCTTACATGGCATCTCAGCAGAGAAAT CAAAAGAATTTGGGAGAGACAAAGAAATTATTGAGGGAAGCTCCTcttgaagaaaatcaaaagcGAGAATTGTCAAGTGCACTCCACCTGTTATTTAAAGACTGGTTATATG CTTCAGGAAATGTCAGACAGCTTTACTGCCTACAAGGCGATTGA
- the LOC118032655 gene encoding rhodanese-like domain-containing protein 9, chloroplastic isoform X1, translating to MAGIATCALTLSSRSNFGTSWLEFDTHHRRTIRGKPKRWRNFGIRAEVNFVNPDEAKKLVTDEGYAVLDVRDKTQYERAHIKSCYHVPLFIENQDNDFGTIIKRTVHNNFSGLFFGLPFTKLNDKFVDSVQSQLSPQSKLLIVCQEGLRSTAAATKLEAAGFKNVACVTSGLQSVKPGTFDSEGSTELQDAGKAGLITIQGKISAVLGTVLICAYLFITFFPDQAEKLLQLAPSS from the exons ATGGCTGGAATTGCTACTTGTGCTTTAACTCTCTCCTCAAGAAG TAATTTCGGGACATCTTGGTTGGAATTTGACACTCATCATAGAAGAACCATCCGGGGAAAACCAAAACGTTGGAGAAATTTTGGAATTAGAGCAGAAGTGAATTTTGTGAATCCAGATGAAGCAAAGAAACTTGTAACGGATGAGGGATATGCTGTGCTTGACGTACGAGACAAAACTCAATATGAACGAGCTCATATAAAATCATGCTATCATGTTCCTCTTTTTATCGAGAATCAAGACAATGACTTTG gtacaataataaaaagaactgTGCACAACAATTTCTCCGGTTTGTTCTTCGGCTTGCCATTTACTAAGCTCAATGATAAATTTGTGGACTCTGTGCAGAGTCAGCTTTCACCTCAAAGTAAACTGTTAATTGTATGTCAGGAAGGATTAAG GTCTACGGCTGCAGCCACCAAATTAGAGGCAGCTGGTTTCAAGAATGTAGCATGTGTGACATCAGGGCTTCAATCTGTAAAACCAG gAACATTTGATTCTGAAGGTTCTACTGAGTTGCAAGATGCTGGCAAAGCTGGTTTGATCACAATTCAAGGCAAGATCTCAGCTGTTCTTGGAACTGTACTTATCT GTGCATATCTGTTCATCACCTTCTTCCCAGATCAAGCAGAAAAGCTGCTTCAACTAGCCCCTTCGAGCTAG
- the LOC118032655 gene encoding rhodanese-like domain-containing protein 9, chloroplastic isoform X2, whose translation MAGIATCALTLSSRSNFGTSWLEFDTHHRRTIRGKPKRWRNFGIRAEVNFVNPDEAKKLVTDEGYAVLDVRDKTQYERAHIKSCYHVPLFIENQDNDFGTIIKRTVHNNFSGLFFGLPFTKLNDKFVDSVQSQLSPQSKLLIVCQEGLRSTAAATKLEAAGFKNVACVTSGLQSVKPGTFDSEGSTELQDAGKAGLITIQGKISAVLGTVLIYQAEKLLQLAPSS comes from the exons ATGGCTGGAATTGCTACTTGTGCTTTAACTCTCTCCTCAAGAAG TAATTTCGGGACATCTTGGTTGGAATTTGACACTCATCATAGAAGAACCATCCGGGGAAAACCAAAACGTTGGAGAAATTTTGGAATTAGAGCAGAAGTGAATTTTGTGAATCCAGATGAAGCAAAGAAACTTGTAACGGATGAGGGATATGCTGTGCTTGACGTACGAGACAAAACTCAATATGAACGAGCTCATATAAAATCATGCTATCATGTTCCTCTTTTTATCGAGAATCAAGACAATGACTTTG gtacaataataaaaagaactgTGCACAACAATTTCTCCGGTTTGTTCTTCGGCTTGCCATTTACTAAGCTCAATGATAAATTTGTGGACTCTGTGCAGAGTCAGCTTTCACCTCAAAGTAAACTGTTAATTGTATGTCAGGAAGGATTAAG GTCTACGGCTGCAGCCACCAAATTAGAGGCAGCTGGTTTCAAGAATGTAGCATGTGTGACATCAGGGCTTCAATCTGTAAAACCAG gAACATTTGATTCTGAAGGTTCTACTGAGTTGCAAGATGCTGGCAAAGCTGGTTTGATCACAATTCAAGGCAAGATCTCAGCTGTTCTTGGAACTGTACTTATCT ATCAAGCAGAAAAGCTGCTTCAACTAGCCCCTTCGAGCTAG
- the LOC118032654 gene encoding outer envelope pore protein 16-3, chloroplastic/mitochondrial, with protein MDPSEMRYLEDDDTPMMKTIKGATMGLVSGTIWGTIVATWHDVPRVEKSVALPGLIRTIKMMGNHGVTFAAIGGVYIGVEQLVQHYRMKRDFINGAVGGFVAGSTILGFKGRNIKNAIAAGAALAVTSAIIDAGGQTTRMDTGKEYYPYTTKKRSAVEG; from the exons ATGGATCCATCAGAAATGAGGTATTTGGAGGATGATGATACTCCGATGATGAAAACTATCAAGGGTGCGACTATGGGTTTGGTCTCCGGAACTATATGGGGGACTATTGTTGCAACTTGGCATGATGTGCCTCGTGTTGAGAAAAGTGTTGCGCTTCCCGGATTGATAAGAACAATCAAGATGATGGGTAACCATGGCGTGACTTTTGCTGCTATTGGTGGTGTTTACATTGGTGTCGAGCAGCTTGTGCAGCATTATAGGATGAAGAGAGATTTTATTAATGGAGCTGTTGGTGGTTTCGTTGCTGGATCTACCATTCTAGGATTTAAAG gaagaaacataaaaaatgctATTGCTGCTGGAGCAGCACTTGCTGTTACTTCTGCAATCATTGATGCCGGAGGTCAGACCACGAGAATGGACACTGGCAAGGAGTATTATCCTTACACTACCAAGAAAAGATCCGCTGTTGAGGGATAG